The Flavobacterium praedii genome window below encodes:
- a CDS encoding MGMT family protein, translated as MESNSDNFFERVYRVVRQIPYGKVTSYGAIAKVLGATRSARMVGWAMNAAHNLEDVPAHRVVNRKGLLTGKHHFDGTNLMQQLLESEGIIVKENQIIDLESVFWEPILKE; from the coding sequence ATGGAATCAAATAGCGACAATTTTTTTGAAAGAGTATATAGAGTCGTTAGGCAAATTCCATATGGAAAAGTAACCTCATATGGCGCAATTGCTAAAGTATTAGGCGCAACACGCTCTGCAAGAATGGTAGGTTGGGCAATGAATGCAGCACATAATCTAGAAGATGTACCCGCGCATAGAGTGGTCAATAGAAAAGGATTATTAACAGGAAAACACCATTTTGATGGAACCAATCTCATGCAACAATTACTGGAAAGTGAAGGCATTATTGTTAAAGAGAATCAAATTATCGATTTGGAATCTGTTTTTTGGGAACCAATACTAAAGGAATAA